The following proteins come from a genomic window of Streptomyces sp. NBC_01716:
- the qcrB gene encoding cytochrome bc1 complex cytochrome b subunit: protein MDRPAESRQGNPRHQRRPRNQRRDGRDGRTGRAGRTGEKVADWADGRLGLHKVVRATMRKAFPDHWSFMLGEICLYSFVVIVLTGVYLTFYFHPSSAQVTYDGSYAPLRGRLVSEAFDSALHISFDVRGGLLIRQAHHWAALVFVAAVLVHMMRVFFTGAFRKPREVNWLLGFALLLLAMFAGLTGYDLPDDQLSGTGLAIVNGTLLSTPIIGSYLSMFLFGGDFPGNDLVARFNTIHILVIPGLMAALVVAHLALLLYHKHTQYAGPGRTKNNEVGLPVQVYAVKSAGYFFMVSGVIFIAGAIAQINPIWMYGPYRPDQVSAGSQPDWYMGVADGLLRVMPGWEINYWGHTLALDNFLPLLAGVGLFLAMGVYPFIEAWVTGDDREQNLLDRPRDRPVRTGLGVAWLSVYLVALLGAANDLIATHFHLSVNTVTWAVRFGLFAVPLVTYVIAKRCALGLQRRDREKVLHGRETGVIKRLSYGEFVEIHERLTPAQLHTLTAHEQYEPLPPPPERAWTGRLRTRLSRAYYGPAAQITKPTAREYEELTGGH from the coding sequence ATGGACGTGACGGGCGTACCGGACGTGCCGGGCGTACCGGGGAGAAGGTCGCGGACTGGGCGGACGGCCGATTGGGCCTCCACAAAGTGGTCAGGGCCACGATGCGGAAGGCTTTCCCGGATCACTGGTCCTTCATGCTCGGGGAAATCTGTCTCTACAGCTTCGTCGTCATCGTCCTCACGGGTGTGTATCTGACGTTCTATTTCCACCCGTCGTCGGCACAGGTCACATACGACGGCAGCTACGCGCCTCTGCGCGGCCGGCTGGTCTCGGAGGCATTCGACTCGGCGCTGCACATCTCCTTCGACGTCCGCGGCGGCCTTCTCATCCGACAGGCCCACCACTGGGCGGCGTTGGTGTTCGTCGCCGCCGTGCTGGTGCACATGATGCGCGTGTTCTTCACCGGCGCGTTCCGCAAACCCCGCGAGGTCAACTGGCTGCTCGGATTCGCGCTGCTGCTCCTCGCCATGTTCGCGGGGCTGACCGGATACGACCTGCCGGACGACCAACTGTCAGGAACCGGCCTCGCGATCGTGAACGGAACGCTTCTGTCCACCCCGATCATCGGCTCCTACCTGTCGATGTTCCTCTTCGGCGGGGATTTCCCGGGAAACGATCTGGTGGCGCGTTTCAACACCATCCATATCCTGGTGATCCCCGGCCTCATGGCGGCACTTGTGGTCGCCCATCTGGCCTTGCTGCTCTACCACAAGCACACGCAGTACGCCGGCCCCGGCCGCACGAAGAACAATGAGGTCGGTCTGCCGGTCCAGGTGTACGCGGTGAAATCGGCCGGGTATTTCTTCATGGTCTCCGGTGTGATCTTCATTGCCGGAGCCATCGCGCAGATCAACCCCATCTGGATGTACGGCCCTTACCGGCCCGACCAGGTTTCGGCGGGCTCACAACCCGACTGGTACATGGGTGTGGCCGACGGTCTTCTCCGTGTCATGCCGGGCTGGGAGATCAATTACTGGGGCCACACCCTGGCGCTCGACAACTTCCTCCCCTTGCTGGCCGGCGTCGGCCTTTTCCTGGCCATGGGCGTATATCCCTTCATCGAAGCCTGGGTCACCGGCGACGACCGCGAACAGAACCTCCTCGACCGTCCCCGCGACCGCCCGGTCCGCACCGGGCTCGGTGTCGCGTGGCTGAGCGTCTACCTGGTGGCCCTGCTCGGCGCGGCCAACGACCTGATCGCCACCCACTTCCATCTCTCCGTCAACACGGTGACATGGGCGGTCCGTTTCGGCCTGTTCGCGGTCCCACTGGTCACCTACGTGATCGCGAAGCGCTGCGCCCTCGGCCTCCAGCGCCGCGACCGCGAGAAGGTCCTGCACGGCCGCGAGACGGGTGTCATCAAGCGTCTGTCGTACGGCGAGTTCGTCGAGATCCACGAACGCCTCACCCCGGCCCAACTTCACACGCTCACGGCCCACGAACAGTACGAGCCCCTCCCCCCACCCCCCGAACGGGCCTGGACCGGGCGCCTCCGCACCCGGCTCAGCCGCGCCTACTACGGCCCCGCCGCACAGATCACCAAACCCACGGCCCGCGAATACGAGGAACTCACCGGCGGCCACTGA
- a CDS encoding family 43 glycosylhydrolase: MNARMLRFHAKTMAALLAGCLVATFSPGTAVAVPGQPEIGAGNPFVDGWYADPDIAVYDDTYWVYPTTSKAYGEQTYLDAFSSTDMVNWTKHSDALTTEDISWAEYAVWAPAPVERDGKYYLFFAANDIQNNDSLGGIGVAVADKPEGPYSDAIGRPLIGQFHNGAQPIDQDVFIDDDGQAYMYYGGWGHANVVKLNDDMTSLGTFADGSTYKEITPADYVEGSQMFKRDGKYYLMWSEGGWTGPDYSVSYAMSDSPTGPFTKIEKVLAQDPAVAKGSGHNSVVNVPGTDIWYIVYHRRPLSETAGNNRQLAYDRMYFNADGTIEPVTMRVGDNFADGNALGWKTYGGSWSADGGRYRAESSPGGKALLDTNFADFTYDADVKVTSGRGDAGLVFRATRPSAGVDSYTGYYAGISQNGKVVLGRANDSWTQLGSAQLSRPAGPSHHIRISAVGSAIKVYVDDMATPKISVTDATYGSGANGVRVFNTAAAFDNVSVDKAVSGRR; the protein is encoded by the coding sequence ATGAACGCTCGAATGCTCAGATTCCACGCGAAGACCATGGCCGCACTGCTCGCGGGCTGTCTGGTCGCCACGTTCTCGCCCGGTACCGCCGTCGCGGTGCCCGGACAGCCGGAGATCGGCGCCGGTAATCCGTTCGTCGACGGGTGGTACGCCGATCCGGACATCGCCGTGTACGACGACACGTACTGGGTGTATCCGACCACGTCGAAGGCGTACGGGGAGCAGACGTACCTCGACGCCTTCTCGTCGACCGACATGGTCAACTGGACCAAGCACAGCGATGCGCTGACGACGGAGGACATCTCCTGGGCCGAGTACGCCGTGTGGGCGCCGGCGCCGGTCGAGCGCGATGGGAAGTACTACCTGTTCTTCGCGGCCAACGACATCCAGAACAACGACAGCCTCGGCGGTATCGGCGTCGCCGTCGCGGACAAGCCTGAAGGGCCGTACTCCGACGCCATCGGCCGGCCGCTGATCGGGCAGTTCCACAACGGCGCCCAGCCCATCGACCAGGACGTCTTCATCGACGACGACGGTCAGGCCTACATGTACTACGGAGGCTGGGGGCACGCGAACGTCGTCAAGCTCAACGACGACATGACCAGCCTCGGCACCTTCGCCGACGGCAGCACGTACAAGGAGATCACGCCCGCCGACTATGTCGAGGGCTCGCAGATGTTCAAGCGCGACGGCAAGTACTACCTGATGTGGTCCGAGGGAGGCTGGACCGGTCCGGACTATTCGGTCTCGTACGCCATGTCCGACTCACCGACCGGGCCCTTCACCAAGATTGAGAAGGTACTCGCCCAAGACCCCGCCGTGGCCAAGGGCTCGGGTCACAACTCCGTGGTCAATGTGCCCGGCACGGACATCTGGTACATCGTCTATCACCGCAGGCCGCTCAGCGAGACCGCCGGAAACAACCGCCAACTCGCCTACGACCGCATGTACTTCAACGCCGACGGCACGATCGAACCGGTCACGATGCGGGTCGGGGACAACTTCGCCGACGGCAACGCCCTGGGCTGGAAGACCTACGGCGGGTCCTGGTCGGCCGACGGCGGACGCTATCGGGCCGAGAGCTCCCCGGGTGGTAAGGCACTGCTCGACACCAACTTCGCCGACTTCACCTACGACGCCGACGTCAAGGTCACCTCGGGGCGCGGTGACGCGGGTCTGGTGTTCCGCGCCACGCGACCGTCGGCCGGCGTCGACAGCTACACCGGCTATTACGCGGGCATCAGCCAGAACGGAAAGGTGGTGCTCGGCAGGGCGAACGACTCCTGGACACAGTTGGGTTCAGCCCAGCTGTCCCGCCCCGCCGGGCCGTCCCACCACATCCGGATCTCGGCGGTCGGCTCCGCGATCAAGGTGTACGTCGACGACATGGCCACGCCGAAGATCTCGGTGACCGATGCCACTTACGGCAGCGGAGCCAACGGGGTACGGGTCTTCAACACCGCCGCGGCCTTCGACAACGTCTCCGTCGACAAGGCGGTCAGTGGCCGCCGGTGA
- a CDS encoding sensor histidine kinase, whose amino-acid sequence MESRVEQADAARIARTLRRRLTAGVPWSTGRIVGETVLAIALAGFAGLVDGVAAGFGGRTLAVTAGVALLSVARRALPATVLVLSAALAGELIAATPLLVYASWSAGSRITKPWRVAAAYGAALALNTARAVHDDISTGSGLPVTSGLGAGAFLILSIVPGLAARYRAQRRALLEALRRNNDHLVREQTVVAREARLLERNRIAHDMHDSLGHQLALISVHAGALQVDPELTDRQREGVRILREASVTAMGELREAVGILHGAATDGNGGEGGGDGGGHPVPRTVASIDGLVASSRAAGATVELHRSGVHRPLAPAADHEAYRIAQEGLTNAHKHAPGAPIRLSLRYEPDSLVVEVANGPVPGGGSEVPAAISGQQGLKGLRKRVALVGGMVHTGPTADGGFRIAGMLPYGGGAAGSGGEAGDGVYGGDGATSGGRANDFVGQIPPGAVDHGGTVTNRSEPQTEFTTIMSTRKNVAIGCAGTAVVLIAGIIALGVWGVGALKSEFEKAEISPSVYESVKVGDPEADVQGKLPDEDSALTSDLKDQGPALPEGASCRHFVSAADNLDTTTVFRFCFRDGKLVAKETYNAV is encoded by the coding sequence GTGGAATCGAGAGTGGAACAAGCAGACGCCGCCCGCATCGCACGGACCCTCCGGCGCCGGCTCACGGCAGGGGTTCCCTGGAGCACGGGCCGGATCGTCGGGGAGACCGTGCTCGCCATCGCCCTCGCCGGGTTCGCCGGGCTGGTCGACGGCGTGGCGGCCGGGTTCGGGGGACGGACCCTCGCGGTCACGGCGGGCGTCGCCCTGCTGTCGGTGGCCCGGCGCGCGCTGCCCGCGACGGTGCTGGTCCTCTCGGCCGCCCTGGCCGGGGAGTTGATAGCGGCGACCCCTCTGCTGGTCTACGCGAGCTGGTCGGCGGGCAGCCGCATCACGAAGCCCTGGCGCGTGGCCGCCGCGTACGGCGCCGCGCTCGCACTCAATACCGCGCGTGCCGTTCACGACGACATCAGCACGGGGTCCGGACTGCCCGTCACGAGCGGGCTGGGCGCGGGGGCGTTCCTGATCCTGTCGATCGTGCCGGGGCTCGCCGCCCGATACCGGGCGCAACGCCGCGCGCTGCTGGAGGCGTTGCGGCGGAACAACGATCATCTCGTGCGTGAGCAGACGGTGGTGGCCCGTGAGGCGCGCCTGCTGGAGCGCAACCGCATCGCTCACGACATGCACGACAGCCTTGGCCACCAACTCGCGCTCATCTCGGTGCACGCGGGCGCCCTCCAGGTCGATCCGGAACTGACCGATCGCCAGAGGGAGGGGGTACGGATCCTGCGGGAGGCCTCCGTCACCGCCATGGGGGAACTGCGTGAGGCCGTCGGCATCCTCCACGGGGCGGCCACCGACGGCAACGGCGGAGAGGGCGGCGGGGATGGCGGCGGGCATCCGGTTCCCCGGACGGTCGCCTCCATCGACGGTCTGGTCGCCTCGTCCCGGGCCGCGGGCGCGACGGTGGAGCTGCACCGGTCGGGCGTCCACCGGCCGCTGGCGCCCGCCGCCGACCACGAGGCGTACCGCATAGCCCAGGAGGGCCTGACGAACGCTCACAAACACGCGCCGGGCGCCCCGATCAGGCTGTCCCTGCGCTACGAGCCGGACAGCCTGGTGGTGGAGGTCGCCAACGGGCCGGTGCCGGGCGGCGGTTCGGAGGTACCGGCCGCCATCAGTGGCCAACAGGGCCTGAAGGGGCTGCGGAAGCGGGTGGCGCTCGTCGGCGGCATGGTGCACACCGGCCCTACGGCGGACGGTGGTTTCCGTATCGCGGGGATGCTGCCGTACGGCGGTGGCGCCGCAGGGAGTGGTGGTGAGGCAGGGGACGGTGTGTACGGCGGGGACGGCGCGACCTCCGGCGGACGGGCGAACGACTTTGTGGGGCAGATACCGCCGGGTGCGGTGGACCACGGTGGAACGGTCACCAATCGTTCCGAACCACAGACGGAGTTCACCACCATCATGAGCACCAGGAAGAACGTGGCCATCGGCTGCGCTGGCACCGCCGTCGTCCTCATCGCCGGAATCATCGCCTTGGGCGTGTGGGGGGTGGGCGCGCTCAAGAGCGAGTTCGAGAAGGCGGAGATATCGCCGAGCGTGTACGAGTCGGTGAAGGTCGGCGATCCCGAGGCGGACGTGCAGGGCAAGCTGCCGGACGAGGACTCGGCGCTGACATCGGACCTGAAGGACCAGGGCCCGGCCCTGCCCGAGGGCGCGAGCTGCCGTCACTTCGTCTCCGCCGCCGACAACCTCGACACCACGACGGTCTTCCGGTTCTGCTTCCGCGACGGGAAGCTGGTCGCGAAGGAGACCTACAACGCCGTGTGA
- a CDS encoding response regulator transcription factor has protein sequence MIRVLVADDEPLIRAGIRMILTSADDIDVVAEAGDGREAVDKARGNAVDVALLDIQMPVMDGLTALAELGRAAPKVRVLILTTFGERDNVLRTLGHGGAGFLLKDSAPGELIQAVRAAAAGNAYLSPAATRHVADALASSEATTRSDAARRRLDGLTGREREVLVLLGEGLSNADAGRRLHMSEATVKTYVSRILTKLACTNRVQAALLARDAGLHA, from the coding sequence GTGATCCGGGTCCTCGTCGCCGACGACGAGCCGCTCATCCGGGCCGGCATCAGGATGATCCTCACCTCGGCCGACGACATCGACGTGGTCGCCGAGGCGGGGGACGGCCGCGAGGCGGTGGACAAGGCGCGGGGCAACGCCGTCGACGTGGCCCTGCTGGACATCCAGATGCCGGTGATGGACGGGCTGACGGCCCTGGCCGAACTGGGCCGCGCCGCCCCGAAGGTGCGGGTGCTGATCCTCACCACGTTCGGCGAGCGCGACAACGTGCTGCGGACGCTCGGCCACGGTGGCGCGGGCTTCCTGCTCAAGGACTCCGCGCCCGGCGAACTGATTCAGGCGGTGAGGGCCGCGGCGGCCGGCAACGCGTACCTCTCACCCGCGGCCACCCGCCACGTCGCGGACGCCCTCGCCTCCTCCGAGGCAACCACCCGCTCGGACGCCGCGAGACGCCGCCTCGACGGGCTGACCGGCCGGGAACGCGAAGTGCTGGTCCTGCTCGGGGAGGGCCTGTCCAACGCGGACGCGGGCAGACGGCTGCACATGAGCGAGGCCACGGTGAAGACGTACGTCAGCCGCATCCTGACCAAACTCGCCTGCACCAACCGCGTCCAGGCGGCTCTCCTCGCCCGCGACGCCGGCTTGCACGCATGA
- a CDS encoding GntR family transcriptional regulator: MSEQPPYIRIADELRRRIAEHVWGPGDRLPSRAQIGHECGVGENVVRRAQELLISQGVLEGRAGSGTYVAEVRQRVRVVRSSAREQPTGSPFRQDMKALGRQSDWESRTEAKVPAPTEIAARLGIAEAELCVRTTYEFLADSRPVQLSTSWEPYDLTGGTLVVLPEGGPHAGAGVVNRMAVIGVTVSHAVEQPEPRQATAEEASLLGIQKAALVTHIRRTYYSDQGRPVETADIVVPAAHCEIVYEIPISQ, translated from the coding sequence ATGTCTGAGCAGCCGCCGTATATCCGCATCGCCGATGAACTCCGGCGGCGCATCGCGGAGCACGTCTGGGGACCGGGGGACCGTCTCCCCTCCCGCGCCCAGATCGGCCATGAGTGCGGCGTGGGCGAGAACGTGGTGCGCCGGGCACAGGAGTTGCTGATCTCCCAGGGAGTGCTGGAAGGCCGGGCCGGATCGGGCACCTACGTCGCCGAAGTCCGGCAACGGGTTCGAGTCGTGCGGTCGTCGGCACGCGAACAGCCCACGGGGTCCCCGTTTCGCCAGGACATGAAGGCTCTCGGCAGGCAGAGTGATTGGGAGAGTCGGACCGAGGCGAAGGTGCCGGCCCCGACGGAGATCGCCGCGCGGCTCGGGATCGCCGAGGCCGAGTTGTGCGTGCGGACGACGTACGAGTTCCTGGCGGACAGCAGGCCGGTTCAGCTGTCGACGAGTTGGGAGCCGTACGACCTCACCGGCGGCACACTCGTCGTCCTCCCCGAGGGAGGGCCGCACGCCGGGGCTGGTGTCGTGAACCGCATGGCCGTGATCGGAGTGACCGTCAGCCATGCGGTGGAGCAGCCGGAGCCGCGGCAGGCGACCGCCGAGGAGGCGTCGCTACTCGGCATCCAGAAGGCCGCACTCGTGACGCATATCCGGCGGACGTACTACAGCGACCAAGGCCGACCCGTGGAAACGGCCGACATCGTGGTGCCCGCGGCGCACTGCGAGATCGTCTACGAGATCCCGATCAGCCAGTAG
- a CDS encoding GntR family transcriptional regulator, with protein sequence MTGSVPSRHHDIADDLRHQITTGSIKPGERLPSEVGLADRYKVSTVTLRRALAVLQGEGLIEKIHGKGNYVRRPRRKIMYVGGWGTLDPWTAAEPTLRVTVRSTTVPASVHLTTLLKVPTGSPLAEYSCLSLEQGAPHGLARIYIPRDLAPAGVLDDDSVCREAVTRFAVLGPSPATVRETVCARSPTLAEASALRIGPTTAVLAITRIAIDATGRVVEAALLAFPGDRVDAVFTAHHGLNERQTRG encoded by the coding sequence GTGACCGGCTCCGTGCCCTCTCGTCACCACGACATCGCCGACGATCTCCGCCACCAGATCACGACGGGCAGCATCAAACCTGGCGAGCGCCTACCGTCCGAAGTCGGCCTGGCCGACCGGTACAAGGTCAGCACAGTGACACTGCGACGTGCCCTCGCCGTACTCCAGGGCGAAGGGCTCATCGAGAAGATCCACGGCAAGGGCAACTACGTCCGTCGCCCTCGCCGCAAGATCATGTACGTCGGCGGCTGGGGCACGCTGGACCCCTGGACCGCTGCCGAGCCAACGTTGCGCGTCACGGTTCGCAGCACCACGGTTCCGGCCTCCGTACACCTGACGACGTTGCTGAAGGTGCCAACGGGCAGCCCTCTCGCGGAGTACTCCTGCCTCAGCCTTGAACAGGGGGCGCCGCACGGTTTGGCCCGCATCTACATCCCGCGAGACCTGGCACCGGCCGGAGTGCTCGACGACGACTCCGTGTGCCGGGAGGCGGTCACGAGATTCGCCGTCCTCGGTCCGTCGCCAGCCACCGTCCGAGAAACGGTTTGCGCCCGCTCTCCGACCCTGGCTGAAGCTTCGGCCCTCCGGATCGGACCTACCACGGCCGTTCTCGCGATCACCCGCATCGCCATCGACGCCACCGGACGCGTCGTCGAAGCCGCGCTCCTGGCCTTCCCGGGAGACCGAGTCGACGCCGTCTTCACCGCCCACCACGGGCTCAACGAGAGGCAAACCCGAGGATGA
- a CDS encoding N-6 DNA methylase yields the protein MKRQLWARLVATALGTQFPDTDELFVQHTYLVISSGLIAHELLGIDVTETSRTVESLLRGSEFSDSQVYNVVEAGFFDWVLDSPRGSGFVRRLARRIHRFAWSDVEHDILKVLYESVINEEQRKQLGEFYTPDWLAAAVVDTSLDEPLSMRIHDPSCGSGTFLFHAVRKYLASAEEGGASPGVAAVEVTRHISGIDIHPVAVVLARVTYLLAIGADRLSSQERSSITIPVYLGDSLQWNESSDLLAVDDVVVPTKVGSSSYEQELRFPRRLLADAGRFDELVAELAIRATSRTPDTAAPRPNIDPVLDRFEVPASDRPTLVETFGHMCHLHDVGRDGIWGFYVRNLVRPAWLSQESQQVDLLMGNPPWLGYRFMTPAMQEAFKARTVGYGIWAGGHNATQMDLSAMFVVRACELYLRNGGKFAFVMPRSVLSREQYAGFRKGTWPLEAGDCLRARFSEPWDLFRIRPHFFPYPGSVIFGTAGRVDYFAAREETHMPHTMESWVGRIAEVRRATWDAVKSVIEKTSLPRAEVGDYRAHPYFAEFSNGATLYPRVLISVNETSGGLMGAGAGRVRIESARSNNEKKPWKFVPNLRGTIERKFLHRYYTGNTLLPYRLIEPGNAVIPWDKESRELLDGDHKRIDLYPALAQWWREAQRLWDKHKETKSKNLSLRGRLDFQRNLSAQYPIAEHRVVYNKSGLHLFASYLSDRDAVVDNGLYWATVESEEEAHFLCGILNSDIVEDLVTPLMSSSKDERDFAKTVFAVPWAKYVPDDSLHARILAVARRASQVASEVDVSDLYFVRARQIVTTHLEQEGIAAEMNDLVVELLERETPGEA from the coding sequence GTGAAGCGACAACTCTGGGCAAGGCTAGTCGCCACGGCACTCGGAACCCAGTTCCCAGACACGGACGAGTTGTTCGTTCAGCACACTTATCTGGTCATCTCCTCCGGTCTCATCGCTCACGAACTGCTGGGCATTGACGTAACTGAAACAAGTCGTACCGTCGAGTCTCTGCTCAGAGGATCAGAATTTTCCGATTCCCAGGTGTACAACGTCGTCGAAGCTGGCTTCTTCGACTGGGTACTTGATAGCCCGAGAGGAAGCGGATTTGTTCGCCGCCTTGCTCGTCGCATTCACCGCTTCGCGTGGTCGGATGTCGAGCATGACATCTTGAAGGTTTTGTATGAGTCGGTAATTAACGAGGAACAGCGTAAGCAGCTTGGTGAATTCTATACTCCTGACTGGCTGGCGGCTGCTGTAGTCGACACCTCTCTGGACGAGCCGCTTTCTATGCGTATCCATGACCCTTCATGCGGATCTGGTACTTTCCTCTTTCATGCTGTGCGAAAATACCTTGCCAGTGCGGAGGAGGGTGGAGCGTCCCCCGGTGTCGCTGCGGTGGAGGTAACCAGGCACATCTCCGGAATTGACATTCATCCGGTAGCCGTCGTCCTAGCGCGCGTGACCTACCTTCTCGCTATTGGAGCGGATAGGCTCTCTTCGCAGGAACGCAGTTCGATCACCATCCCTGTTTACCTCGGGGACTCGCTCCAATGGAACGAGTCCTCTGATTTGCTTGCAGTCGACGATGTTGTCGTGCCAACCAAGGTGGGATCGAGCTCGTACGAGCAAGAGCTCCGTTTTCCTCGGAGGCTGTTGGCCGACGCTGGTAGGTTCGACGAGCTTGTCGCTGAGCTTGCTATTAGGGCGACTTCACGCACGCCTGACACTGCGGCACCTCGTCCGAACATCGATCCCGTCCTTGATCGGTTCGAGGTGCCAGCATCTGACAGGCCGACTCTGGTCGAGACTTTCGGACATATGTGTCACCTGCATGATGTCGGAAGGGATGGAATATGGGGTTTCTATGTACGAAACCTCGTCCGCCCCGCTTGGCTCAGTCAGGAGAGTCAGCAGGTAGATCTGCTGATGGGAAACCCCCCATGGTTGGGCTATAGGTTCATGACCCCAGCGATGCAAGAGGCTTTTAAGGCTCGTACGGTGGGGTACGGTATTTGGGCTGGCGGCCACAATGCCACTCAGATGGATTTGTCAGCGATGTTCGTCGTTCGCGCTTGTGAACTATATCTCCGTAATGGAGGAAAGTTCGCGTTCGTAATGCCGAGATCTGTGTTGTCAAGAGAGCAATACGCAGGTTTTCGCAAGGGGACTTGGCCGCTTGAAGCCGGCGACTGCCTGCGGGCCCGCTTCAGTGAACCGTGGGATTTGTTTCGGATACGGCCACATTTCTTCCCTTACCCGGGAAGTGTAATCTTTGGGACTGCTGGGCGTGTGGATTACTTTGCGGCCCGCGAAGAAACTCACATGCCGCACACAATGGAATCTTGGGTCGGTCGTATCGCTGAGGTGAGGCGAGCTACCTGGGATGCGGTAAAGAGTGTGATTGAAAAGACTTCGCTTCCTAGGGCTGAAGTCGGAGACTACCGGGCGCATCCCTATTTCGCGGAGTTCTCGAACGGGGCAACACTGTATCCGCGAGTGTTGATTTCTGTAAACGAGACCTCTGGTGGCCTAATGGGGGCGGGGGCTGGACGTGTCCGAATTGAGAGCGCGCGAAGCAATAACGAAAAGAAGCCGTGGAAATTCGTACCCAATTTGCGCGGCACAATCGAGCGTAAGTTTCTGCATCGGTATTACACTGGGAATACCCTGCTGCCGTACAGGCTTATCGAACCTGGAAATGCTGTCATTCCCTGGGATAAAGAATCCCGGGAGCTCCTCGATGGAGACCATAAAAGAATCGATTTGTACCCTGCTCTAGCACAGTGGTGGCGGGAAGCGCAACGCCTGTGGGATAAGCATAAGGAAACTAAGAGCAAAAACCTATCCCTGCGGGGAAGGTTGGATTTTCAGCGCAATTTGAGCGCCCAGTATCCGATTGCGGAACACCGAGTAGTCTACAATAAGTCCGGGCTGCATCTGTTCGCTTCGTATCTTAGCGATCGTGATGCGGTAGTAGATAATGGCCTTTACTGGGCGACGGTAGAGTCCGAAGAAGAGGCGCACTTTCTGTGTGGAATTCTCAACAGTGACATTGTTGAGGATCTCGTGACTCCGCTAATGTCGAGCAGTAAGGATGAGCGTGATTTCGCCAAGACGGTATTCGCCGTTCCGTGGGCCAAGTATGTCCCAGACGACTCTCTGCACGCCCGCATCTTGGCGGTCGCCCGGCGTGCTTCTCAAGTGGCATCCGAAGTAGATGTTTCAGACCTCTACTTTGTCCGTGCTCGACAGATTGTCACTACGCATCTTGAGCAAGAGGGAATTGCCGCAGAAATGAACGATCTGGTAGTAGAGCTGCTCGAACGCGAGACACCTGGAGAGGCCTAG